The proteins below are encoded in one region of Tolumonas auensis DSM 9187:
- a CDS encoding sensor domain-containing diguanylate cyclase: MMPPDDRLTLYKNAIRKMKDGDFFISFPDTTIDSHLRDFENDLIELSAWIDQRFREINKLHEISTEISKGSLLSDIIDQIYHAFQEVIPYDRIGCALISDDGKEVITHWVKTNYQERIKLTRGFSAPLAGSSLELILQTQQPRILNDLEEYLADHPKSNSTRLMVAEGAQSSLTCPLVANEKTIGFIFFSSLEKNTYRDIHQKIFVYIAQQVSLLIERARLYQQVYELNHRLADATALLREQACRDSLTGVYHRGTIMEFLGKNLHAGVRKKKPVSVIMVDVDNFKAISDIYGHIVSDAVLQQVAKTMVHHLRKYDNVGRYGGKEFLIVLDDTDATGAMIVAERIRHAISRLKLGSGDEAFSVTVSMGISTTDNVTSIKNEESLLSEADKALYHAKEEGKNQVVIA; this comes from the coding sequence ATGATGCCACCAGACGATCGCTTAACCTTATACAAAAACGCAATCAGGAAGATGAAAGACGGTGATTTTTTTATCTCCTTCCCTGACACCACCATTGATAGCCATTTACGTGATTTCGAAAATGACCTGATAGAGCTTAGCGCGTGGATTGATCAACGGTTTCGAGAAATTAATAAGCTTCATGAAATATCCACTGAGATCAGCAAGGGCAGTCTCCTCTCTGACATTATTGACCAGATCTATCATGCCTTTCAGGAAGTGATACCTTATGACCGGATCGGATGTGCGCTGATATCCGATGATGGCAAAGAAGTCATAACTCATTGGGTAAAAACTAATTATCAAGAAAGAATCAAACTCACCCGAGGGTTCTCCGCTCCACTGGCTGGCAGTAGTTTGGAACTCATTCTGCAGACACAACAACCCAGGATCCTTAATGATTTAGAGGAATATCTGGCTGATCATCCCAAATCAAATTCAACTAGGTTGATGGTCGCTGAGGGGGCGCAATCAAGCCTGACCTGCCCTCTGGTTGCTAACGAAAAAACCATTGGATTTATTTTCTTCTCCAGCCTGGAAAAGAACACCTATCGTGATATACATCAGAAAATATTTGTTTATATCGCTCAGCAAGTGTCGCTTCTTATTGAGAGAGCCCGCCTTTATCAGCAAGTATACGAGCTCAACCATAGGCTGGCCGACGCAACGGCCTTACTCAGGGAGCAGGCCTGTCGTGACTCGTTGACCGGTGTTTATCACCGCGGAACTATCATGGAGTTCCTGGGGAAAAATCTACATGCAGGTGTTCGTAAGAAAAAGCCTGTGTCCGTGATCATGGTCGATGTAGATAACTTCAAGGCCATTAGTGATATATACGGTCATATTGTGAGCGACGCTGTACTGCAGCAGGTTGCTAAAACAATGGTCCATCATCTCCGGAAATATGACAACGTCGGTCGTTACGGTGGAAAAGAGTTTCTGATCGTTTTAGATGATACCGATGCGACCGGAGCGATGATTGTAGCGGAGCGTATTCGTCATGCCATATCAAGACTTAAACTTGGTTCTGGGGATGAGGCGTTTTCTGTAACAGTGAGTATGGGCATATCCACTACAGATAACGTCACATCAATAAAAAATGAAGAATCGTTGTTATCCGAGGCAGATAAAGCGCTATATCACGCAAAAGAAGAAGGCAAAAACCAAGTGGTTATAGCCTGA
- the kdpA gene encoding potassium-transporting ATPase subunit KdpA: MFSSGVALLTSYMLVLLLLAWPLGIALTRLVDDRLPLWLIRVESHIKFLENSQMKWQTYAAAILVFNLLGAALLFLLMLFQGSLPLNPLHLPDVSPLLAMNTAISFITNTNWQAYAGETTLSPLSQMLGLTVHNFLSAANGIAVAFVLMRALTRTGSQQLGNAWVDIWRITVYLLLPLSVIYALFLAQQGVVQSLMAQISVPGLSGVEQHIPLGPVASQEAIKMLGTNGGGYFNANSAHPFENPTALTNFVQMVSILLIPAALCICFGRVAGDNRVGSALLWTMGIMLSVAALLIMWAESQGHPVLANLAVDQQMSAIQSGGNMEGKETRFGLWASSLFATITTAASCGAVNAMHDSLTPLGGLIPMVLMQLGEVVFGGVGSGWYGMMLFVFLTVFLAGLMIGRTPEYLGKKIEIYEMKMVTIGLLIPPALVLLGTALAVILPQGLVSLQESGAHGFSEMLYAFSSAANNNGSAFAGLNSNTPFMNITLAVLMFVGRFGVMLPVLAIAGALIEKRHQPASAGSLACHGPLFVGMLIGVVLLIGALTFIPALALGPIVEHLTLWQTH, from the coding sequence ATGTTCAGTTCAGGCGTAGCGTTACTAACCAGTTATATGCTGGTGTTATTATTGTTGGCGTGGCCATTGGGTATTGCATTAACCCGCTTGGTTGACGACCGTTTGCCGTTATGGCTGATTCGTGTTGAGTCGCACATAAAATTTTTAGAAAACAGTCAGATGAAGTGGCAAACCTATGCTGCTGCCATTCTGGTTTTTAACCTGCTTGGTGCTGCCCTTCTGTTTTTGCTGATGCTGTTCCAGGGCTCTTTACCTTTGAACCCCCTGCATTTGCCTGATGTGTCGCCGCTTCTGGCCATGAATACAGCAATCAGTTTTATTACTAATACTAACTGGCAGGCTTATGCCGGTGAAACAACGTTATCTCCGTTAAGCCAGATGTTGGGCCTGACCGTGCATAATTTTCTTTCTGCCGCCAATGGTATTGCGGTGGCCTTTGTTCTGATGCGGGCATTAACCCGAACAGGATCACAACAGCTAGGCAATGCCTGGGTCGATATCTGGCGCATCACGGTATATCTGTTATTACCTCTGAGTGTAATCTACGCATTATTCCTTGCCCAGCAGGGGGTTGTGCAATCATTGATGGCTCAAATCAGCGTGCCGGGTTTGAGTGGCGTTGAACAGCATATTCCGCTTGGCCCGGTCGCCTCGCAGGAAGCAATAAAAATGCTGGGTACAAACGGGGGTGGGTATTTTAATGCCAACTCCGCCCATCCTTTCGAAAACCCGACCGCATTAACCAATTTTGTTCAGATGGTCTCCATTTTGTTGATCCCTGCTGCATTATGTATCTGCTTTGGCCGGGTTGCTGGCGATAACCGGGTTGGCTCAGCGTTATTGTGGACGATGGGGATCATGCTGTCAGTCGCGGCGCTGTTGATCATGTGGGCGGAAAGCCAGGGGCATCCGGTGCTTGCGAATTTAGCGGTTGATCAGCAAATGTCGGCTATACAAAGCGGCGGCAATATGGAGGGAAAAGAAACCCGGTTTGGTCTCTGGGCATCCTCGTTGTTTGCCACGATCACGACTGCGGCATCGTGCGGTGCTGTCAATGCGATGCATGATTCACTGACCCCGCTGGGTGGTCTTATCCCAATGGTGTTGATGCAATTGGGGGAAGTGGTGTTTGGCGGTGTCGGGAGTGGCTGGTACGGCATGATGTTATTCGTGTTCCTGACCGTCTTCCTGGCAGGTTTGATGATTGGCCGGACGCCAGAATATCTGGGGAAAAAAATAGAAATCTATGAGATGAAGATGGTGACCATCGGGCTTCTCATTCCTCCTGCTCTCGTGCTGTTAGGCACGGCTCTCGCAGTGATATTACCGCAAGGATTAGTCAGCCTGCAGGAGTCTGGTGCACATGGTTTTTCTGAAATGTTGTATGCCTTTTCTTCTGCGGCGAACAACAACGGCAGTGCTTTCGCCGGACTCAATAGTAATACGCCGTTTATGAATATCACATTAGCTGTGCTGATGTTTGTTGGACGTTTTGGCGTCATGCTTCCTGTATTAGCCATTGCGGGTGCTCTCATCGAAAAACGGCACCAACCAGCCAGTGCCGGTAGTCTGGCCTGTCATGGCCCCTTGTTTGTAGGCATGCTGATCGGTGTGGTGTTACTGATTGGTGCTCTGACATTTATTCCTGCGCTGGCATTAGGTCCGATCGTTGAACATCTGACCCTGTGGCAGACTCATTAA
- a CDS encoding M48 family metallopeptidase has product MPEMVIGNLTFQLNRKEIKNLHISVLPPDGFVRVSAPEKMTETAIRMAVISRIPWIKKQQQEFLKQPRQSDREMVSGESHYLWGRRYRLNFNETTGRNEVKVQGSNKLMLCIKPDTPIEKKAALLSSFYRAELKARTEAILSSWLPVIGVSPSDWGIRKMKTKWGSCNTASKRISLNLELAKKPPECLEYILVHELVHLLERHHNERFRSYMDQFLPDWRERRDLLNSLPLAYDRWGY; this is encoded by the coding sequence GCTAAACCGAAAAGAGATCAAAAATCTGCATATCAGTGTGCTGCCGCCTGATGGATTTGTTCGTGTGTCTGCGCCTGAAAAAATGACAGAAACTGCTATTCGCATGGCGGTTATTTCCCGCATTCCTTGGATCAAAAAACAACAACAAGAATTTCTGAAGCAACCACGTCAATCTGATCGCGAAATGGTCAGTGGTGAGTCACATTACCTGTGGGGAAGACGTTACCGGTTAAATTTCAACGAAACCACGGGGCGTAATGAAGTGAAGGTGCAGGGAAGCAATAAGCTGATGCTCTGCATCAAGCCAGACACACCGATAGAGAAGAAAGCTGCATTGTTGAGCTCATTCTATCGTGCAGAACTTAAAGCTCGCACAGAAGCCATTCTGTCATCCTGGCTCCCTGTCATCGGTGTTAGCCCCAGTGATTGGGGTATCCGCAAAATGAAAACTAAGTGGGGTAGTTGTAATACCGCTTCTAAACGGATTAGCTTGAATCTGGAACTTGCTAAAAAACCGCCAGAATGTCTGGAATACATTCTGGTTCATGAACTCGTTCATCTGCTTGAACGGCATCATAACGAACGCTTCCGTAGCTATATGGATCAATTCCTGCCCGATTGGCGGGAAAGACGAGACCTGTTGAATAGCTTACCGCTTGCTTATGATCGGTGGGGGTATTGA
- a CDS encoding HIRAN domain-containing protein gives MFLLFKSKKYEEKITTLESKNIDLKSNLVELESENTILKSKLIELESAIAKSSNKISELTIKLSISNRSNETLKKGLDALNQSANQDIDKQKKIRNEYISAFNIVASEKEALSKKNTKLMDKLNELEQKQLDYSLFFSDKFECLEQKNNFDYSTDYINLHHKLDQQQTLIDNLTRNSVQLKKDKNSAEFELKKYTEEQNKEKERLHKKLDKINEENKTLKALIDSTKKPALSNYFNYGITSPFRIQQEKIETNKTFASLDSTEIMGLLPKELIGTPIKINGVSYQNDDGTSRQQILQHTKTSSHVSLIRDSNNPHDNNAIKVITRDGCIGFIPRDIASKLRSIKIENLTANIHSIGKAEVGLYGASIIIKNI, from the coding sequence ATGTTCCTGCTATTTAAGTCAAAAAAATATGAGGAAAAAATAACCACTTTAGAATCTAAAAACATAGATCTAAAATCTAATTTAGTCGAATTAGAGTCAGAAAATACAATCCTAAAATCAAAACTAATTGAGCTCGAATCCGCGATCGCTAAAAGTAGCAATAAGATTTCCGAATTAACAATAAAACTAAGCATAAGTAATCGTTCAAATGAAACTCTAAAAAAAGGATTAGACGCTTTAAATCAATCAGCCAATCAAGATATCGACAAACAAAAAAAGATTAGAAATGAATATATAAGCGCATTTAATATTGTAGCATCAGAGAAAGAAGCATTAAGTAAAAAAAACACAAAACTCATGGATAAATTGAATGAATTAGAGCAAAAACAGCTAGACTATAGCCTTTTCTTTTCAGATAAATTTGAATGTCTAGAACAAAAAAACAACTTTGACTATTCTACTGATTATATTAACCTTCATCACAAATTAGATCAGCAACAGACATTAATAGACAATCTAACGAGAAACTCAGTACAACTAAAAAAAGATAAAAATAGCGCCGAATTTGAACTAAAAAAATACACAGAAGAGCAAAACAAAGAAAAAGAACGCTTACACAAAAAACTTGACAAGATTAATGAAGAAAATAAAACACTAAAAGCGCTAATTGATTCAACCAAAAAACCGGCATTATCAAATTACTTTAATTACGGGATTACTTCACCATTCCGTATACAGCAAGAAAAAATAGAAACAAATAAAACATTTGCTTCATTAGACTCCACTGAAATAATGGGTTTATTGCCAAAGGAGCTAATTGGAACACCAATTAAAATAAACGGCGTAAGCTACCAAAATGACGATGGAACATCTAGACAACAAATACTACAGCACACAAAAACCAGTTCACATGTATCTCTGATTAGAGACTCAAACAACCCACACGATAACAATGCAATCAAAGTTATTACTAGAGATGGCTGCATTGGCTTTATCCCAAGAGATATAGCATCAAAATTACGCTCTATAAAGATTGAAAACCTCACTGCAAACATACATTCAATAGGTAAAGCAGAAGTAGGACTCTATGGTGCTAGCATCATAATTAAAAACATATGA
- a CDS encoding UvrD-helicase domain-containing protein has product MNQMNLRKNSDVPVINTEPVKRLTSHPAYNLWGLLPIKISQLILAPGQLLFGNEKKKVVIPLGEILSLQLAQGWFFASLEIKTENKRYQIKGLPGKSLSAFIIEIQRMALEILQHSDEWRSLMQSVKRYKSGMHYFSSHEWQALGSLLPLKHRLRELAIDETFIVLEGNNPIAQLALSISTCEVSEFARKDYNQQVVPKLLGKYGSFFDTIESQPLSQPQRQACVTEEDHTLVVAGAGTGKTSTIIGKAGYLLHSGLAEPDNILLLAFGNKAAGEMTERIALRLPEAHARIRATTFHAFGNQIMAEIQGKKPTLTRFAEQKEELRKFIETVMEQQIIGNTDYKTQLIKYFVCYSTPGRCEYDFENIEAYYEFLESCRLITLKGEFVKSVGELRVANYLHLYSVPYEYEVSYAFNTATVERRRYKPDFYLPNSRLYIEYLGLDRKMRTAPFVNQTAYIEELTWKRHIHQQCGTRLAELYSYQLTEGTLEQDLLSILDAANEPLQLRDMDILLTELRESSLSPWQGFIDLLLRFLGLFKEGQFTFDNINEKFGRVDVGRTQAFLTLFKPIFDAYEQHLKEQSEMDFSDMIAKATQALQDGRFQHHYNYVLVDEFQDLSGGRGRLLQALLESRPNMRLFAVGDDWQSIYRFNGSDLRFFTRFDHRFKPAKMLPLDKSYRFNNRIHELSSMFVTRNPEQLKKQIATHVQVEYPAVRLLDIQEMRESIPPSLSRREQKAEAYALQVRRALKLCSTREQRLNKKSKASVMLIGRYREENMSIMSGIDLNMLGRMFPKLDINYRTAHASKGLEADYVIILGLEKDGFPSTRENDELIDLLLPEPETYVFAEERRLLYVAITRARHYVFMVFDSQNASEFAFEISKMSSKFITMSDKAEIGLWNCPSCESGWLLAKNSHYGRKFYICSLSPACNHTTNSCKQCGSPLLNHPEVLRICANDACQDIEVGCHRCGIGTMVLRKNKNGGTFYGCNRYRQEAADCCYESITNEEYERRLLLATKVTEA; this is encoded by the coding sequence ATGAACCAAATGAATTTGCGCAAGAACTCAGATGTTCCGGTTATTAATACTGAGCCAGTAAAAAGGCTAACATCTCACCCGGCTTATAATTTATGGGGGTTATTGCCGATCAAGATTAGCCAGCTAATTCTGGCGCCGGGACAGCTGTTGTTTGGGAATGAGAAAAAAAAAGTTGTTATCCCGCTTGGTGAAATCCTCAGTTTACAATTAGCTCAAGGCTGGTTTTTTGCTTCGTTAGAAATCAAAACTGAAAATAAACGTTATCAAATCAAGGGGTTGCCGGGGAAGTCGTTAAGTGCTTTTATTATTGAAATACAGCGCATGGCGCTGGAGATACTTCAGCACAGTGACGAATGGCGTAGCCTTATGCAATCAGTTAAACGCTATAAAAGCGGGATGCACTACTTTTCTTCCCATGAGTGGCAAGCCTTGGGCTCCTTGTTACCGCTAAAACATCGGCTAAGAGAACTGGCGATCGATGAGACATTTATTGTCTTGGAAGGGAATAATCCAATTGCTCAATTAGCACTTTCCATATCAACCTGTGAAGTATCTGAATTTGCCCGCAAAGATTACAATCAGCAGGTGGTGCCCAAGCTATTGGGAAAATATGGTTCCTTTTTCGATACGATTGAATCTCAACCACTGAGCCAACCCCAACGACAAGCCTGCGTGACAGAAGAGGATCACACGTTGGTGGTTGCAGGAGCTGGCACTGGTAAGACTTCGACCATTATAGGCAAAGCCGGTTATTTGCTGCATTCTGGTTTGGCAGAACCGGATAATATATTGTTGCTTGCTTTTGGTAACAAAGCTGCTGGAGAGATGACTGAGCGAATTGCATTGCGTTTACCCGAGGCGCATGCCCGCATCAGAGCAACCACTTTTCATGCTTTTGGTAACCAGATTATGGCTGAAATACAGGGTAAAAAACCGACTTTGACGCGCTTTGCTGAACAGAAAGAGGAGTTACGCAAATTCATTGAAACGGTGATGGAACAGCAAATTATAGGAAACACAGATTATAAAACACAACTGATCAAGTACTTCGTTTGTTACAGCACACCCGGTCGCTGTGAGTATGATTTCGAGAACATAGAGGCATACTACGAATTCCTCGAAAGCTGCCGTCTAATCACTCTTAAAGGTGAATTCGTCAAAAGTGTGGGCGAGTTGCGCGTAGCTAATTACCTGCATTTGTATTCGGTACCTTACGAATATGAAGTCTCTTATGCCTTCAATACCGCTACAGTTGAGCGCCGACGATATAAACCAGACTTTTATCTACCAAATAGTCGGTTATATATTGAATATCTGGGACTTGACCGGAAGATGCGTACTGCTCCATTCGTCAATCAGACTGCTTATATAGAAGAATTGACTTGGAAGCGACATATTCATCAGCAATGTGGTACTCGTCTCGCTGAGCTTTACAGTTATCAATTGACTGAAGGGACATTAGAACAGGATTTACTGAGCATATTGGATGCTGCTAACGAACCGCTACAATTACGAGATATGGATATCTTACTGACTGAATTGAGAGAATCCTCTTTGTCACCATGGCAGGGCTTCATTGATTTGCTGCTACGATTTCTGGGGTTGTTTAAGGAAGGGCAGTTTACTTTTGATAATATCAATGAAAAATTCGGACGAGTCGATGTTGGACGTACACAAGCTTTTTTAACGTTGTTTAAACCAATATTTGATGCCTATGAGCAGCACCTGAAAGAACAGAGTGAAATGGATTTCAGCGATATGATCGCTAAAGCCACTCAAGCACTTCAGGATGGAAGATTCCAGCACCATTATAACTATGTATTGGTGGATGAGTTTCAGGATTTATCTGGAGGCCGGGGAAGATTGCTACAGGCCCTGCTTGAGAGCCGTCCTAATATGCGGTTATTTGCTGTGGGGGATGACTGGCAATCAATTTATCGTTTTAACGGTTCGGACCTTCGTTTTTTTACTCGCTTCGACCATAGATTCAAACCAGCTAAAATGCTGCCATTGGACAAAAGTTACCGCTTCAACAATCGTATTCATGAACTCAGTTCCATGTTTGTCACACGTAATCCGGAACAGCTGAAGAAGCAGATTGCTACCCATGTTCAGGTGGAATACCCCGCTGTGAGGTTGCTGGATATTCAAGAAATGAGAGAATCCATTCCGCCATCATTATCGAGAAGAGAACAAAAAGCCGAAGCTTATGCACTTCAGGTTAGGCGTGCTTTGAAATTGTGTAGTACTCGAGAGCAACGTCTGAATAAGAAGTCTAAAGCGTCTGTGATGTTGATTGGTCGCTACCGTGAGGAAAATATGTCCATCATGTCTGGGATAGATCTCAATATGTTGGGCAGAATGTTCCCAAAACTAGATATAAACTACCGGACTGCCCACGCCAGCAAAGGGCTGGAGGCAGACTATGTGATTATTCTAGGCTTAGAAAAAGATGGTTTTCCTTCTACACGCGAAAACGATGAATTGATCGATCTGTTGCTTCCAGAGCCAGAAACTTATGTATTTGCCGAGGAGCGACGACTTCTCTATGTGGCCATTACTCGTGCACGCCATTATGTATTTATGGTTTTTGACAGCCAGAATGCTTCGGAATTTGCTTTTGAGATTTCCAAAATGAGCAGTAAGTTCATTACCATGAGTGATAAAGCAGAAATAGGGCTATGGAATTGCCCAAGCTGTGAAAGTGGCTGGCTGTTGGCAAAAAATAGCCACTATGGCAGGAAGTTTTATATCTGTTCTCTTTCCCCTGCTTGTAACCATACGACCAACTCTTGCAAACAATGTGGTTCACCTTTATTGAATCATCCAGAGGTGTTGCGTATCTGTGCCAATGATGCGTGTCAAGATATCGAAGTCGGTTGTCACCGTTGCGGAATAGGTACAATGGTGTTACGAAAGAACAAAAACGGAGGAACTTTTTATGGTTGCAATCGTTACAGGCAGGAAGCTGCAGACTGTTGTTATGAAAGTATCACCAATGAAGAATATGAACGTAGATTGTTGTTAGCAACGAAGGTTACTGAGGCATGA
- a CDS encoding Fic family protein, with product MSYQPPFQLTHTMTRKVANIGELIGIWKAVNQHQLVVELQRSNRIKTIHASLAVEQNALTLEQVTAVIEGKTVLGLPKEIQEVRNAFRAYETLDQWSPYKLDDMLAAHAVLMFGLVDDAGHWRSTGAGIYRGDRLVHMAPPQSQVPRLMADLFDWLKNSDAHPLIASAAFHYEFEFIHPFSDGNGRIGRLWQTLLLSHWQPMLAYLPVETVIKHRQQDYYQLLTESDQKSDCSAFIEFLLQAIEDSLLEAISIQPDVVLEKTRVETQVKTPEQILLLLQQNPHMTLSEMAVVIGKSVSTVERAVAKLKKQNRLAYHGPKKGGYWMCQ from the coding sequence TTGTCTTATCAGCCACCGTTTCAGCTTACGCATACCATGACCCGCAAGGTTGCCAATATTGGTGAATTAATCGGTATATGGAAAGCTGTGAATCAGCATCAGTTGGTGGTTGAGTTACAGCGAAGTAATCGAATCAAAACCATTCATGCTTCGTTGGCTGTCGAACAAAACGCATTAACTCTGGAACAGGTCACTGCTGTTATTGAAGGTAAAACGGTGCTGGGGTTGCCAAAGGAGATTCAGGAAGTCCGAAATGCTTTCCGGGCATATGAAACTCTGGATCAGTGGAGCCCATATAAACTGGACGATATGCTGGCGGCGCATGCCGTACTTATGTTCGGACTGGTTGATGATGCTGGTCATTGGCGCAGCACGGGGGCGGGGATCTATCGCGGGGATAGGTTAGTGCATATGGCACCACCACAAAGTCAGGTGCCTCGTCTTATGGCTGATTTATTTGATTGGCTCAAAAACAGTGATGCTCATCCGTTGATTGCTTCCGCAGCATTCCATTATGAATTCGAATTTATTCATCCATTTAGTGATGGTAATGGGCGGATAGGGCGTTTATGGCAAACGCTGCTCCTGAGTCATTGGCAACCGATGCTGGCATACCTTCCTGTTGAAACAGTTATCAAGCACAGACAGCAGGATTACTACCAACTACTGACTGAATCTGATCAGAAAAGTGACTGCTCAGCGTTTATTGAATTTCTCCTACAGGCAATAGAAGACAGTTTACTGGAAGCAATCAGCATACAACCAGATGTCGTGTTGGAAAAAACGCGGGTAGAAACGCAGGTAAAAACACCAGAACAGATCCTGTTGTTGTTACAGCAAAACCCTCACATGACACTTTCAGAGATGGCAGTCGTTATTGGCAAATCAGTCAGTACCGTTGAGCGAGCGGTAGCTAAACTGAAAAAACAAAACAGGCTGGCTTATCATGGGCCGAAAAAAGGCGGATATTGGATGTGCCAATAG
- the kdpF gene encoding K(+)-transporting ATPase subunit F, with translation MAFVLWLAGFMAAAVFVYLVYALIRAEEF, from the coding sequence ATGGCCTTTGTATTATGGCTGGCCGGCTTCATGGCTGCGGCTGTATTTGTCTATCTGGTTTATGCATTGATCCGGGCTGAGGAGTTCTGA